Proteins from a single region of Limisphaera ngatamarikiensis:
- a CDS encoding sugar porter family MFS transporter encodes MRVFLWSLTAALAGFLFGFDTVVISGAEQTIQQLWGLSAGLHGLAMGSALYGTVLGALVGGWPADRWGRRPTLFLVGILYFVSAVWSALATGVYSFSLARFLGGLGVGVATVVAPMYIAEIAPPERRGRLAGMFQFNIVFGILAAFFSNAWIGWWGGAHAWRWMLGVEAVPAFVYTVLCLAIPESPRWLLVRRGDRARALEVLRWIEPEAGPDRWEAHADQIVSASGAEGRREAFWSRRLARPILLAFLIAMFNQLSGINAVLYFAPRIFEWTGLGRQAALLQSVGIGVTNLVFTLVGLWLIDRAGRRALLFAGSVGYIVSLGVVALGFLYQRYEWVAPFIFLFIAAHAVGQGAVIWVFIAEIFPNRQRAGGQALGSFTHWAFAALLTTVFPKMAEVLPPAGIFGFFCGMMVLQLLWVIGMVPETRGVALEDMQKRLGISG; translated from the coding sequence ATGCGCGTGTTTTTGTGGTCGCTGACGGCCGCGCTGGCGGGGTTCCTGTTTGGTTTCGATACCGTGGTGATCTCGGGTGCGGAGCAGACCATTCAACAGTTGTGGGGATTGAGTGCCGGGTTGCACGGGCTGGCGATGGGGTCGGCACTGTATGGGACGGTGCTGGGTGCGCTGGTGGGTGGTTGGCCGGCCGACCGATGGGGTCGGCGGCCCACGTTGTTTCTGGTGGGGATTCTGTATTTCGTGTCGGCGGTGTGGTCGGCTCTGGCCACGGGTGTTTACTCGTTCAGTCTGGCCCGCTTTTTGGGCGGGCTGGGCGTGGGGGTCGCCACCGTGGTTGCACCGATGTATATCGCGGAAATTGCGCCTCCGGAGCGGCGGGGCCGGCTGGCCGGCATGTTTCAGTTCAACATCGTGTTCGGGATCCTGGCCGCCTTTTTTTCGAACGCATGGATCGGCTGGTGGGGCGGGGCCCACGCCTGGCGCTGGATGTTGGGCGTGGAGGCGGTGCCGGCGTTTGTGTACACGGTGCTTTGTCTGGCGATTCCGGAAAGCCCGCGCTGGCTGTTGGTGCGGCGGGGCGACCGTGCGCGTGCGCTGGAGGTGTTGCGTTGGATCGAGCCGGAGGCGGGTCCGGATCGATGGGAGGCGCACGCGGATCAGATTGTATCGGCTTCCGGTGCCGAGGGGCGCCGTGAGGCGTTCTGGTCGCGCCGGCTGGCACGTCCCATTCTGCTGGCCTTCCTGATCGCGATGTTCAATCAGCTGTCCGGCATCAACGCGGTGCTGTATTTTGCACCACGGATTTTTGAATGGACGGGACTGGGTCGGCAGGCGGCGTTGCTGCAGTCGGTGGGGATCGGAGTGACGAACCTGGTGTTTACGCTGGTGGGTTTGTGGCTGATTGACCGGGCAGGGCGGCGGGCGCTGCTGTTTGCGGGGTCGGTGGGGTACATCGTGTCGCTGGGTGTGGTGGCGCTGGGATTTCTCTACCAGCGGTACGAGTGGGTGGCGCCGTTCATTTTCCTGTTCATTGCGGCGCATGCGGTGGGGCAGGGCGCGGTGATTTGGGTGTTCATCGCGGAGATTTTCCCCAACCGGCAGCGGGCCGGGGGACAGGCGCTGGGGAGTTTTACGCACTGGGCTTTTGCGGCGCTGCTAACCACTGTGTTCCCCAAAATGGCGGAGGTGCTGCCGCCAGCCGGGATTTTCGGATTCTTCTGCGGCATGATGGTCCTGCAGCTGCTCTGGGTCATAGGGATGGTGCCGGAGACCCGCGGTGTGGCCCTGGAGGATATGCAGAAGCGGCTCGGGATCTCCGGCTGA
- the trxB gene encoding thioredoxin-disulfide reductase, with product MEDVVIVGSGCAGWTAALYTARANLNPLVLTGTMPGGLLTTTTIVENFPGFPDGVDGYELMTRMQKQAERFGARTRMASLEAANLRTYPFELVVDGEPLRARALIIATGASHRKLGLESEAKLENKGVTYCATCDGALPIFRNKPLVVVGGGDSACEEALYLTRFGSVIYLVHRRDQLRASKIMADRVLAHEKIQPIWDTVVTEILDVQQNRVTGVRLKNVKTGAEKVLECAGVFIAIGHVPNTALFRGQLEMDEAGYILTRRGPVTSVPGVFVAGDCADPYYRQAITAAGMGCAAAIEAERFLAAQSS from the coding sequence ATGGAAGACGTCGTGATTGTTGGTTCGGGCTGTGCGGGTTGGACGGCCGCGCTCTACACCGCACGCGCCAATCTCAACCCGTTGGTGCTCACCGGCACCATGCCGGGCGGGCTTCTCACCACCACCACCATCGTGGAGAATTTCCCCGGATTCCCCGATGGCGTGGACGGCTACGAACTGATGACGCGCATGCAAAAACAGGCCGAGCGCTTCGGCGCGCGCACCCGCATGGCCTCGCTGGAAGCCGCCAATCTTCGAACCTACCCGTTTGAACTCGTGGTGGACGGCGAGCCCCTCCGGGCCCGCGCCCTGATCATTGCCACCGGTGCCAGCCACCGCAAACTCGGCTTGGAAAGTGAGGCCAAACTGGAAAACAAGGGAGTCACGTACTGTGCCACGTGCGACGGCGCCCTGCCGATCTTCCGCAACAAGCCCCTCGTCGTGGTCGGCGGCGGCGACTCCGCCTGCGAAGAAGCACTCTACCTCACCCGATTCGGCTCCGTCATCTACCTCGTCCATCGGCGTGACCAGCTCCGCGCCTCCAAAATCATGGCCGACCGTGTTCTGGCCCATGAAAAGATCCAACCCATCTGGGACACGGTCGTCACGGAGATCCTGGACGTCCAACAGAATCGTGTCACCGGTGTGCGGCTGAAGAACGTCAAAACCGGGGCCGAAAAAGTTCTCGAATGCGCCGGCGTCTTCATTGCGATTGGTCACGTCCCCAACACGGCTCTGTTCCGCGGCCAGCTCGAAATGGACGAAGCCGGTTACATCCTGACCAGGCGCGGTCCTGTCACCAGCGTGCCCGGTGTGTTTGTTGCCGGCGACTGCGCAGACCCCTATTACCGCCAGGCCATCACCGCCGCCGGCATGGGCTGTGCCGCCGCCATTGAAGCCGAACGTTTCCTCGCCGCCCAAAGCAGCTAG